One segment of Solanum stenotomum isolate F172 chromosome 1, ASM1918654v1, whole genome shotgun sequence DNA contains the following:
- the LOC125876299 gene encoding E3 ubiquitin-protein ligase PUB22-like isoform X8 translates to MEEIQIPPYFICPISLEMMKDPVTISTGITYDRENIEKWIFSAKNNTCPVTKQSLTTGIELTPNVTLRRFIQSWCTINASHGIERFPTPKPPVSKPQIIKLLKEAKSPKMQMKSLKRLRSIASENDANKRCMESAGATEFLASIINNSNEVFEEEGFMSTKDEALSILYQLKLSEQGLRSLIMSGNGEFIESLTRVMQQGSYESRAYAVMLMKDMFEVSTPTLLLSLKKEFFIQVVQVLRDGISQKATKASLQVLVHACPFGRNKVKAAEAGPIRVLVDLLLDSSEKRVCELMLILLDQLCQSAEGRAELLNHPGGLAIVSKKILRVSKVGSERAIKILHSISKFSSTPSVVQEMLSLGVVSKLCLVLQVDCGSKAKERAREILKFHAKAWSNSPCIPNNLSSSYPF, encoded by the exons atggAAGAAATTCAAATACCTccttattttatttgtccaatttCACTAGAGATGATGAAAGACCCCGTCACGATCTCCACGGGAATAACATATGATCGCGAAAACATCGAAAAATGGATATTCTCTGCCAAGAACAACACATGTCCAGTTACAAAACAATCTCTTACTACGGGCATAGAGTTGACCCCAAATGTCACTCTTCGGAGATTTATCCAATCGTGGTGTACTATCAACGCGTCTCATGGTATTGAAAG GTTCCCTACACCAAAACCTCCGGTTAGCAAACCACAAAtaataaagctcctaaaagaAGCGAAATCGCCTAAGATGCAAATGAAATCTCTCAAGAGACTCAGATCCATAGCTTCTGAGAATGATGCTAACAAACGTTGCATGGAATCTGCGGGGGCAACGGAGTTCTTAGCTTCTATTATTAATAATTCGAATGAAGTGTttgaagaagagggtttcatgaGTACTAAAGACGAAGCGCTTAGCATCCTCTATCAACTCAAATTATCCGAACAAGGGTTAAGGTCACTCATCATGAGTGGCAATGGAGAATTCATTGAATCTTTGACACGTGTCATGCAACAAGGGAGCTATGAGTCTAGGGCTTACGCAGTTATGCTAATGAAAGACATGTTCGAAGTATCCACACCAACTCTACTTTTGAGTTTAAAGAAAGAATTCTTCATACAAGTGGTTCAAGTCTTGAGGGATGGGATCTCTCAAAAGGCTACAAAAGCATCATTGCAAGTGCTAGTGCACGCGTGTCCATTTGGTAGGAACAAAGTGAAAGCAGCAGAAGCAGGACCAATTAGGGTTTTGGTTGATCTTCTGCTCGATTCATCTGAGAAAAGGGTTTGTGAATTGATGCTAATTTTACTAGATCAACTTTGTCAGAGCGCAGAAGGGAGAGCCGAGCTATTGAATCATCCAGGAGGATTAGCCATTGTGTCCAAGAAAATACTTAGGGTTTCAAAAGTAGGGAGTGAAAGGGCAATCAAGATCTTACATTCAATCTCAAAGTTTTCATCAACACCAAGTGTTGTTCAAGAGATGTTGAGTTTGGGTGTGGTATCAAAGCTTTGTTTGGTGCTTCAAGTTGATTGTGGAAGCAAAGCTAAGGAAAGAGCTAGAGAAATTCTCAAATTTCATGCTAAGGCATGGAGTAATTCTCCTTGTATACCTAATAATTTATCATCTTCATATCCATTTTAG
- the LOC125876299 gene encoding E3 ubiquitin-protein ligase PUB22-like isoform X4 — protein MEEIQVPSYFICPISLEMMKDPVTISTGITYDRENIEKGIFFEKNNTCLATKQSLTCIELTSNVTLRRLIQSWCTINASHGIERFPTPKPPVSKPQIIKLLKEAKSPNLQMKSLKRLRSIASENDANKHCMQSAGAMEFLASIINNNNSNEVFEEEEEGFMSTKDEALSILYQLKLSEQGLKSLIMSGNGEFIESLTRVMQQGSYESRAYAVMLMKDMFEVSTPTLLLSLKKEFFIQVVQVLRDGISQKATKASLQVLVHACPFGRNKVKAAEAGPIRVLVDLLLDSSEKRVCELMLILLDQLCQSAEGRAELLNHPGGLAIVSKKILRVSKVGSERAIKILHSISKFSSTPSVVQEMLSLGVVSKLCLVLQVDCGSKAKERAREILKFHAKAWSNSPCIPNNLSSSYPF, from the exons ATGGAAGAAATTCAAGTaccttcttattttatttgccCCATTTCACTTGAGATGATGAAAGATCCTGTCACGATCTCTACAGGAATAACATATGATCGAGAAAACATTGAAAAAGGGATATTCTTTGAAAAGAACAACACTTGTCTGGCTACGAAACAGTCTCTTACATGCATAGAGTTGACCTCAAATGTTACTCTTCGACGATTAATCCAATCGTGGTGTACTATCAATGCGTCTCATGGTATTGAAAGGTTCCCTACACCAAAGCCTCCGGTAAGCAAACCACAAATCATAAAGCTCCTAAAAGAAGCGAAATCGCCTAACTTGCAAATGAAATCTCTCAAGAGACTCAGATCCATAGCTTCTGAGAATGATGCTAACAAACATTGCATGCAATCTGCGGGGGCAATGGAGTTTTTAGCttctattattaataataataattcgaATGAAgtgtttgaagaagaagaagagggtttcatgaGTACTAAAGACGAAGCGCTTAGCATCCTCTATCAACTCAAATTATCCGAACAAGGATTGAA GTCACTCATCATGAGTGGCAATGGAGAATTCATTGAATCTTTGACACGTGTCATGCAACAAGGGAGCTATGAGTCTAGGGCTTACGCAGTTATGCTAATGAAAGACATGTTCGAAGTATCCACACCAACTCTACTTTTGAGTTTAAAGAAAGAATTCTTCATACAAGTGGTTCAAGTCTTGAGGGATGGGATCTCTCAAAAGGCTACAAAAGCATCATTGCAAGTGCTAGTGCACGCGTGTCCATTTGGTAGGAACAAAGTGAAAGCAGCAGAAGCAGGACCAATTAGGGTTTTGGTTGATCTTCTGCTCGATTCATCTGAGAAAAGGGTTTGTGAATTGATGCTAATTTTACTAGATCAACTTTGTCAGAGCGCAGAAGGGAGAGCCGAGCTATTGAATCATCCAGGAGGATTAGCCATTGTGTCCAAGAAAATACTTAGGGTTTCAAAAGTAGGGAGTGAAAGGGCAATCAAGATCTTACATTCAATCTCAAAGTTTTCATCAACACCAAGTGTTGTTCAAGAGATGTTGAGTTTGGGTGTGGTATCAAAGCTTTGTTTGGTGCTTCAAGTTGATTGTGGAAGCAAAGCTAAGGAAAGAGCTAGAGAAATTCTCAAATTTCATGCTAAGGCATGGAGTAATTCTCCTTGTATACCTAATAATTTATCATCTTCATATCCATTTTAG
- the LOC125876299 gene encoding E3 ubiquitin-protein ligase PUB22-like isoform X1, producing the protein MEEIQIPPYFICPISLEMMKDPVTISTGITYDRENIEKWIFSAKNNTCPVTKQSLTTGIELTPNVTLRRFIQSWCTINASHGIERFPTPKPPVSKPQIIKLLKEAKSPKMQMKSLKTLRSIASENDANKRCMESAGAMEFLASIINNNNSNEVFEEEEEGFMSTKDEALSILYQLKLSEQGLKSLIMSGNGEFIESLTCVMQHGSYESRAYAVMLMKDMFEVSTPTLLLSLKQEFFTQVVQVLRDEISQKATKASLQVLVHACPFGRNRVKAAEAGTIRVLVDLLLDSSEKRVCELMLILLDQLCQSAEGRAELLNHPGGLAIVSKKILRVSKVGSERAIKILHSISKFSSTPSVVQEMLSLGVVAKLCLVLQVDCGSKSKERAREILKFHAKAWSNSPCIPNNLLSSYPF; encoded by the coding sequence atggAAGAAATTCAAATACCTccttattttatttgtccaatttCACTAGAGATGATGAAAGACCCCGTCACGATCTCCACGGGAATAACATATGATCGCGAAAACATCGAAAAATGGATATTCTCTGCCAAGAACAACACATGTCCAGTTACAAAACAATCTCTTACTACGGGCATAGAGTTGACCCCAAATGTCACTCTTCGGAGATTTATCCAATCGTGGTGTACTATCAACGCGTCTCATGGTATTGAAAGGTTCCCTACACCAAAGCCTCCGGTTAGCAAACCACAAAtaataaagctcctaaaagaAGCGAAATCGCCTAAGATGCAAATGAAATCACTCAAGACCCTCCGATCCATTGCTTCTGAGAATGATGCTAACAAACGTTGCATGGAATCTGCGGGGGCAATGGAGTTTTTAGCttctattattaataataataattcgaATGAAgtgtttgaagaagaagaagagggtttcatgaGTACTAAAGACGAAGCGCTTAGCATCCTCTATCAACTCAAATTATCCGAACAAGGATTGAAGTCACTCATCATGAGTGGAAATGGAGAATTCATTGAGTCATTGACATGTGTCATGCAACATGGGAGCTACGAGTCTAGGGCTTACGCGGTTATGCTAATGAAAGACATGTTTGAAGTATCCACACCAACTTTACTTTTGAGTTTGAAACAAGAATTCTTCACACAAGTTGTTCAAGTCTTGAGGGATGAGATCTCTCAAAAGGCTACAAAAGCATCATTGCAAGTGCTAGTGCACGCGTGTCCATTTGGTAGGAACAGAGTGAAAGCAGCAGAAGCAGGAACAATTAGGGTTTTGGTTGATCTTCTGCTCGATTCATCTGAGAAAAGGGTTTGTGAATTGATGCTAATTTTACTAGATCAACTTTGTCAGAGCGCAGAAGGGAGAGCCGAGCTATTGAATCATCCCGGAGGATTAGCCATTGTGTCCAAGAAAATACTTAGGGTTTCTAAAGTGGGGAGTGAAAGGGCAATCAAGATCTTGCATtcaatctcaaaattttcatcaaCACCAAGTGTTGTTCAAGAGATGTTGAGTTTGGGTGTGGTGGCAAAGCTTTGTTTGGTGCTTCAAGTTGATTGTGGAAGTAAATCTAAGGAAAGAGCTAGAGAAATTCTCAAATTTCATGCTAAGGCATGGAGTAATTCTCCTTGTATACCTAATAATTTACTATCTTCATATCCATTTTAG
- the LOC125876396 gene encoding dof zinc finger protein DOF3.5-like has protein sequence MERGIWKSNVELVPTCPRCGSTNTKFCYYNNYSLTQPRYFCKGCRRYWTKGGSLRNVPIGGGCRKSRRGKSSSSTIHQHGLISRNLGHGVCLNHTNIDHNQSNSNSLDHQGPTIDLALVYSNFLNSDNSKPSQSENHQNLELSNDLLLPNQEEVLVAPSFEFSTMIDMEFMTSNLGQESRLIGDGVYFSGILDEKQNIMNHSDVHDDHYTIMNNVNVNNIINHDQLGNNYMELPPLPCEQMMWSNNSHGHHDMVFPNDILSTSHNLSAGGLESEPEPEPEPKLAIEESSHDHSVNIANDGSLFNLSNFGNIFRP, from the coding sequence ATGGAAAGAGGGATATGGAAATCAAATGTTGAGTTAGTACCAACATGTCCACGTTGTGgttcaacaaacacaaaattttGTTACTACAACAACTATAGTTTGACACAACCTAGGTATTTTTGCAAAGGTTGTAGAAGGTATTGGACTAAAGGTGGTTCTTTAAGGAATGTTCCAATTGGTGGTGGATGCAGAAAAAGTAGAAGAGGTAAGTCTTCTTCTAGTACAATTCATCAACATGGTCTTATTTCAAGAAATTTGGGACATGGGGTTTGTTTAAATCATACTAATATTGATCATAATCAATCCAATAGTAATTCATTGGATCATCAAGGTCCAACTATTGATCTTGCTTTAGTCTATTCAAATTTCTTGAATAGTGATAATTCCAAACCATCACAATCGGAGAACCATCAAAATCTTGAACTATCTAATGATTTATTATTGCCTAATCAAGAAGAAGTACTTGTTGCTCCATCATTTGAGTTTTCAACCATGATAGATATGGAGTTCATGACTAGCAATTTAGGCCAAGAATCGCGATTAATTGGTGATGGTGTTTATTTTAGTGGGATTCTTGATGAGAAgcaaaatattatgaatcataGTGATGTTCATGATGATCACTATACAATTATGAATAATGTGAATGTCAATAATATTATCAACCATGATCAATTAGGTAACAATTATATGGAGCTACCTCCATTGCCTTGTGAACAGATGATGTGGTCTAATAATTCTCATGGTCATCATGATATGGTATTTCCTAATGATATTCTAAGTACAAGTCATAATTTATCAGCCGGAGGACTAGAGTCGGAGCCAGAACCAGAACCAGAACCAAAATTAGCAATAGAAGAATCGAGTCATGATCATAGCGTGAATATTGCAAATGATGGGAGCCTTTTCAACTTGTCcaattttggaaatattttcaggccttga
- the LOC125876386 gene encoding dof zinc finger protein DOF3.5-like: MEKGIWKSNVELVPTCPRCGSTNTKFCYYNNYSLTQPRYFCKGCRRYWTKGGSLRNVPIGGGCRKSRRGKSSSSTIQQHGLISRNLGHGVCLNHSNIDHHNKSNSNSLDHHGPTIDLALVYSNFLNSDNFTPSQLKNHQNLELSDNLLLSNQEGVLVAPSFEFSTMIDMEFMTSNLGQELQLIGDGDCDGVYLSGIHDEKQNIMNHSDIHDGHYTNMNNVNIINHDQLGNTYMELHPLPSEEMIWSNSHDHHDHMVFPNDILNTSHNSSTGGLELESAPKPEPEPKPELAVQDPCHDHSANNENDGSLFNLSNFGYIFMRP; this comes from the coding sequence ATGGAAAAAGGTATATGGAAATCCAATGTTGAGTTAGTACCAACATGTCCACGTTGTGgttcaacaaacacaaaattttGTTACTACAACAACTATAGTTTGACACAACCTAGGTATTTTTGCAAAGGTTGTAGAAGGTATTGGACTAAAGGTGGTTCTTTAAGGAATGTTCCAATTGGTGGTGGATGCAGAAAAAGTAGAAGAGGTAAGTCTTCTTCTAGTACAATTCAGCAACATGGTCTTATTTCAAGAAATTTGGGACATGGGGTTTGTTTAAATCATTCTAATATTGACCATCATAATAAATCCAATAGTAATTCATTGGATCATCATGGGCCAACTATTGATCTTGCTTTAGTCTATTCAAATTTCTTGAATAGTGATAATTTCACGCCATCACAATTGAAGAACCATCAGAATCTTGAATTGTCTGATAATTTATTATTGTCTAATCAAGAAGGAGTACTTGTCGCTCCATCATTTGAGTTTTCAACCATGATAGACATGGAGTTCATGACTAGCAATTTAGGCCAAGAATTGCAATTAATTGGCGATGGTGATTGTGATGGTGTTTATTTAAGTGGGATTCATGATGAGAAGCAAAATATAATGAATCATAGTGATATTCATGATGGtcattatacaaatatgaataatgtgaatattatCAACCATGATCAATTAGGCAACACTTATATGGAGCTACATCCATTGCCTAGTGAAGAGATGATATGGTCTAATTCACATGACCATCATGATCATATGGTATTTCCTAATGATATTCTAAATacaagtcataattcatcaaccGGAGGACTAGAGCTAGAATCAGCGCCAAAACCAGAACCAGAGCCAAAGCCAGAATTAGCAGTACAAGATCCATGTCATGATCATAGCGcgaataatgaaaatgatgggAGCCTTTTCAACTTGTCCAATTTTGGATATATTTTCATGAGGCCTTGA
- the LOC125876241 gene encoding F-box protein SKIP22-like: MKLRIRCFETKETIKIDVQSSSCTLQELKNRITQALPSSSTPNSVHLSLNRKDELQSSEEDTLQSIGITSGDLIFFTQNPIGFSISTETHIPKLKKSDTQIVQESEIVKKLDTQFVHESETVKEMDTQIDQSEPHETKTQNSIPGGEEMEEFMEVDDNGDYSDVNFTKSFSVPGFLRKVFTEELNDDDGSRDHKLLVVAVHAVFVESGFVLLDPITFTEVSVSQFLKYWSSGSRKTLFYTIPEVIDHVKGGNCNVIHCIELKFQSLGKFFIAHGSLSGGGLVSTFRVTLNEDQLVPFLNVVWANCGLNEVVDGDFGEKEVFVFWRNVKDGLVLPLLIDLCEKSGLVLPPCFTRLPTDLKLKILESLPGVEIAKVSCLSSELRYLGSSEDLWKKKYVEQFGDGEISGEGGHWKEKFVKSWESRKRRKVINRRRVVDGLRILGGRHPFPVPWMPHVIGGDYDLFPPQFDNTGNPLGRAPPSRLLHPWSNHVRRCHLGGHRSNFP, encoded by the coding sequence ATGAAACTCAGAATCAGATGCTTCGAAACCAAAGAAACCATAAAAATCGATGTACAATCTTCATCCTGCActcttcaagaactcaaaaatcGAATCACTCAAGCATTACCATCATCATCAACACCAAATTCCGTTCATCTTTCTCTCAATCGAAAGGACGAACTTCAATCTTCTGAAGAAGATACGCTTCAATCGATTGGTATTACCTCAGGTGATCTTATCTTCTTCACTCAAAATCCAATTGGGTTTTCAATTTCAACTGAAACCCATATCCCCAAATTGAAAAAATCGGACACCCAAATCGTCCAAGAATCTGAAATAGTGAAAAAATTGGACACCCAATTTGTTCATGAATCTGAAACAGTGAAAGAAATGGACACCCAAATCGACCAATCGGAACCCCACGAGACgaaaactcaaaattctataCCTGGGGGTGAGGAAATGGAGGAGTTTATGGAGGTAGATGATAATGGAGATTACAGTGATGTGAATTTTACGAAATCGTTTTCTGTACCTGGGTTTTTGAGGAAAGTGTTTACAGAGGAGCTAAACGATGACGATGGTAGCCGTGACCATAAGCTGTTGGTGGTTGCTGTTCATGCTGTTTTTGTAGAATCTGGGTTTGTTCTTCTTGACCCTATTACGTTTACTGAAGTTAGTGTATctcaatttttgaaatattggTCTTCTGGATCTCGAAAGACACTGTTTTACACCATACCTGAGGTTATTGATCATGTAAAAGGAGGTAATTGTAATGTGATTCACTGTATTGAGTTAAAGTTTCAGTCTTTAGGGAAGTTCTTTATTGCTCATGGGTCATTATCCGGTGGGGGGTTGGTTTCCACGTTTAGAGTGACGTTAAACGAAGATCAATTGGTTCCGTTTTTGAATGTTGTGTGGGCTAATTGTGGATTGAATGAGGTAGTAGATGGGGATTTTGGAGAGAAGGAAGTGTTTGTGTTTTGGAGGAATGTAAAGGATGGGCTTGTATTGCCATTGTTGATTGATTTGTGTGAAAAGTCTGGTTTGGTGCTTCCACCGTGCTTTACGCGACTTCCAACGGACCTTAAGTTGAAGATTTTGGAGTCACTTCCGGGTGTTGAGATAGCGAAAGTGAGTTGTTTGAGCTCTGAATTGCGATATTTGGGTTCGAGTGAGGATTTGTGGAAGAAGAAATATGTGGAGCAGTTTGGTGATGGTGAGATATCGGGAGAAGGAGGACATTGGAAAGAGAAGTTCGTTAAGTCTTGGGAGAGTAGGAAGAGAAGGAAAGTGATTAATAGAAGAAGAGTGGTTGATGGGTTGCGAATTTTAGGGGGTCGTCATCCATTTCCGGTACCTTGGATGCCACATGTAATCGGTGGAGATTATGATCTTTTCCCTCCACAATTTGATAATACTGGAAATCCGTTAGGGCGGGCACCACCTTCTCGATTGCTCCATCCGTGGTCAAACCATGTACGTCGTTGTCATCTTGGAGGACATAGGAGcaacttcccttga